The DNA region GCTCAGCGCTGCCGTGCCGCGCCCAGGCCTGTCCGCCAAAAGCTCCCCAcgcgcagccccctgccctcacccgtccccgccccatttccccggGAACGAACCCGCAGGGGCTGGGAGACCCGGCCCCTCTCGCTGGCCCTGTCTCCCCCATCGCTGCCTCACAGAAGAGCAGTTTCTAGTCTCTCTTCTGGTCAGTGGGCTGCTTTCCCCCGCCGCCTTCAACTCGCTAACTTTGGTGCTATCGGCAATGATGCTCTATTGGCCAGTCAAGGCTGCTAGGTTGTGTCTTGCCTGGTAGACTAGCACCAGGCTCTTGAGCTCTAGGTGTGGCTTCTTGTGCTGCACGTGTCGTTTTATTTTGACCTGCCCACTGACTTTTCACTGGTCATGATAGTCCTCTCTCCTTGCAGCTCCTTCCTTCTTGCTGCCTTTGATCAATTCATTTCTGAGTTCAATGTTGTTTAATGTGTCTGTGCAGATGATATGCAAATCTCTTTCCCTGGCTCTACCCTCTAattcctttctctctgcctcaaCCTCATCAACTTCTTGCTCCCCTTTAACTTTCTGTGCCAGAAACTGGTTATCAGATAGGATACCCTACACCCAGAGTTATTGCCTAAGGTTTGGTGCCTGGTATGTTCAGTCCTGGTCTGGATAACTACAGCCTAGCCCTAAACTTAGACTTTACAACAACTTTTAGCATTTACCTTACACCTAACTGAAAGGGTTACATTGGAGTTTCTACATCCTCTGCAGTAGGTGTAAACCAGCTGTGGTAGCACTGAGACTCTGACATTGACTTAACTTGACTCACTGTGAAGAATAATGCAGAACGGTTTCCATGCAAGCAGCCTAAGATACAGATAAAGGGGAAAAGTGTTTAAGGTTTTATCAAGATGAAACCTTACTGATAGAAACCACAGCTTTGTGTCATTGGAAGTTGAGAATGGCAGCTTTCAGAGACATGAAGCATTCATGTTGATGTAAGTCTTTACATCTTGCCAACTGTTAGGAGTACAAACACTtgaggggatgtgtgtgtgtatgtctaagCAAAGGTTTCCAACCACAGATTCTCATGCACTGATCAGAAAAGGAAAGTCCTTCTTTCCAAAAACATAATGTGCGGAAATAAGGGATTTAAATATctacttatttgtattgtggtagcacctagcagCCCAGACAAGGCCTGGGTCCTATCTGCTTGGTACTGTACAGATGCTTagtgagagacaatccctgccccaaagagcttgcagcctAAGtagtagacaagacaaaggggtGGGAAGGAAAACACAGATAGAGAGAAGTGCTGCCTCAGAAGTGGCTGGGGGATTTCTTCCAGTTGTGGGGTAGGGGAGGACAGGACTGTTTATACAGTTTTTGGCCAGGAAAGGCAGGAAAAGGAGTTTAATTTGTTTCTCACTCACCAGCTCTATTATCATGTTCCCTTTTCATGCAGGAAACTGTTAACAAAATACTTCATCTCCATTTCAAAGATGACAAAACTCGAGGTAAGTGCTTCTCCTGTACTCCCTCTGTAGAGAACTAAGTTCCTACTGCAAATTACCTAGCTGCCTATAGTACAGAGTGTAGCTGTGTctgtcccagggtattagagacacaaggtgggtgaggtaatatcttttattggaccatcttctgttggtgagagagacaaggtttcgaGCCACAAAGAGCTCTTCTGAAATTCAGAAATACTAGAGGTGACcaggaagccaccctggctctgTGTTGATTCTCAGTTTAAATGGGCAAACACTTGTTCCCTAGATGTctaaggcagaggttctcaaactgtggtctgcgagctccattcaggtggtccacagatAGTTCCTTCTATGGTGTGCACCTGGGTGGCcgcacaagagaatgaagggctgcccacctaattagtggagccgcacagatgtggctccactaattaggggcctggaccctggagaagatgcacttgtaaggtgaggtggtggccttggggggaataggaggtgtgtgtggggggaatttgggatgtgcaagATTGTGGTGCCGGAAAAAGGCGACTTTCTCCAGCTTCAGGGCTGCATCTGCCGGGgagagacaccccctcccccttcccagccccagcttggtgACTGCCACAGCGGTGGAGAAATTACTGTTATTAATATGTGAGGTgcatgcttttatttgtagaacaaaaacatgttaatttttttttatatataacactttatccaaagcactttacaatagttagctaacggtacaaacagcatttggaaagatcattaagtggtctgccaagacctcagcaattttcaagtggtccatggggaaaaaaaagtttgaggaaAAACTGGTCAAAGGCACTAATCTGGCCCCCTTTGCCATAGAAGGTGagaatctttaatatatttatcctccacGTAAGGAAGTGCTGTTATACAGATAAGGAATTAAGACTCAGAgcgactaagggcttgtctaacaTGGGAAACACTTAGGAAAATTAAGACTGACTAatgaaaggtgtgaatttaaagtggattagttaaactggatTAAAGCCATAGAATCGTAGGCttggaagtgacctcaagaggtcatctagtccagtcccctgaactcacggcaggactaatgtattatctagaccatccctgacaggtgtttgtctaacctgctcttaaaaatctcccatgGTAGAAATTCCACATCCTGCCTggacaatttattccaatgtCACAGGttagccacccctgctctaggatgTTTTTAATCAGGCCtttgtgacttgaagacatctaagttgtctaagtaatttgtaacttgttctttccctatttttgcCTTTGATTCTAccttattttcactggcattcactatgttagacatccaatcgctcctaacctttttggtgaaaacaaaaagtcatttaacacttctgccatttccacattctcttattgtttttctcccctcattgagtaacaggcctaccctgtccttgctcttgcttctaatgtacttatagaatgttttcttgttatcctttgtCTCTactctacagtagaacctcagagttacaaacaccttcgAATTGGAGACTGaccgtaactctgaacaaaaggtTACGGTGATTCTTTCAAAACTTTACAACTGAAgattgacttaatacaactttcacactttactatgcagaagaaaaatgctgcttttagcgatcttaatttaaatgaaacaaccagagaaacaaaaacaacaaagagtctggtggcaccttaaagactaacagatttatttgggcataagctttcgtgagtaaaaacctcacttcttcggatgcatagagtgaaagctacagatgcaggcattatatacagacacatggagagcagggagttacttcacaagtggcgaaccagtgttgacaaggccaattcaatcagggtggatgtagtccactcccaataatagatgaggaggtgtcaattccaggagaggaaaagctgcttctgtagtgagccagccactcccaatccctattcaagcccagattaatggtgttgaatttgcaaatgaattttagttctgctgtttctctttgaagtctgtttctaaagtttttttgttcaatgacagacttttaaatctgtgatagaatgaccagggagattgaagtgttcacttactggcttgtgtatgttaccattcctgatgtccgatttgtgtccatttattcttttgcggagggactgtccggtttggccaatgtacatggcagaggggcattgctggcacatgatggcatatatgacattagtggatgtgcaggtgaatgagcccctgatggtgtggctgatgtggttgggtcctctgatgctgttgccagagtagatatggggacagagtaggcaacgaggtttgctacagggataggttcctgggttggtgtttctgtggtgtggtgtgtagttgctggtgagtatttgcttcaggttggggggttgtctgtaagcaaggactggcctgcctcccaaggtctgtgagagtgagggatcattttccaggataggttgtaggtcgtggataatgcgctggagaggttttagctgggggcgagagctgaggaagcgttgttctaagtcagccataaaaatgttggcatactgtggggccatgcgggtacccatagcagtgccactgacttgaaggtataagttgtccccaaatctgaagtggttgggaagtgaggaaacagattgacagagcaagacgggtacccagaaatcacctactacaggacaggcccaacaaggacaataacagaacaccactggccatcacatacagcccccagctcattcacctgcacatccactaatgtcatatatgccatcatgtgccagcaatgcccctctgccatgtacattggccaaaccggacagtccctccgcaaaagaataaatggacacaaatcggacatcaggaatggtaacatacacaagccagtaagtgaacacttcaatctccctggtcattctatcacagatttaaaagtctgtcattgaacaaaaaaactttagaaacagacttcaaagagaaacagcagaactaaaattcatttgcaaattcaacaccattaatctgggcttgaatagggattgggagtggctggctcactacagaagcagcttttcctctcctggaattgacacctcctcatctattattgggagtggactacatccaccctgattgaattggccttgtcaacactggttcgccacttgtgaagtaactccctgctctccatgtgtctgtatataatgcctgcatctgtagctttcactctatgcatccgaagaagtgaggtttttactcacgaaagcttatgcccaaataaatctgttagtctttaaggtgccaccagactttgttgtttttgtagatacagactaacacggctaccccctgatacttgacaaccagagaaacagtttccttaccttgtaaaatcttttttttaaactttgccttatttttttagtagtttacggtTAACACAGTACTatgcttgcttttattttttttctctgctgctgcctgattgcatacttccagttccaaatgaggtgtgtggttgactggtcaatttgtaactctggtgtttgtagctctgaggttctactgtagtttaatcttgttttttgccttagcctttctaattttgtccctacgtgCTTGTGTTGCTGTTTTATATTCATCCtgtgtaatttgacctagtttccactttttgttggtctcttgagtttcagatcattgaagatctggtTAAGTCAGGGTGGTCTCTTACCATActctatctttcctacacagtgggatagtttgcttttgtgcccttaataacaTCTCTTtgaaaactgccaactctcttgaactgtttttccccttagatttgcttcccaGGAGATCTTACGTACCAACTCCCTGactttgctaaagtctgccttcctgaaatccattatctttattaagctgttttccctcctaccattccttagaatcatgaagtctaccatttcatgatcactttcacctatgCTGCCTtgcactttcaaattctcaaccagttcatCCCTGTTTGTCAAAATTAACAGCCtttcccctagtagctttctccatcttctgaacTAACagattgtctccaatacattccaagaacttgttggataatctgtgccctgctgagtTATTTTCCCAATAGATGTCTGGGTAGCTGAAGTCCTGTGCATTGaatgattttatttgtttaaaaaaagcctcattcacctcttcttcctggttaggtggtggGTAGTAGACCCTTACAATGATATCACCTTTCTTTTTCACCCCCTtaatccttacccagagactttcaacaagtctgtctcctatttccatcttaaCCATGGTCcaatgtgtacatttttaatatataaggcaacatctccctttttttcccctacctgtccttcctgagcaagctataCCCTTCTATACCCATACTGTATTCCAGCCATGTGTATTGTCCCACCACTGTGATGCCATCTATGGCATAGTTctgtttattaactagcatttcaaTTTCTTCTCGCTTATTCCCCATGTGTgtcgcattagtatacagacctctaagatactgatttgatttcctccCGGTGttctcttgtctctcccttatcccgGTTATGACAGCCCATGTTACCCCCAGATTCTGATctttctcccaggtctccatgttctggacttagctgtgggcttttgtcaccttcCCCATCAAACCTagcttaaagccctcctcacaaggttagccagtctgtatccaaagatgctttcccccctcctcattagcagtccttcttcccagaacagcatccagtggtcaaggaagccgaagccctcctggtgacaccatcttcgcagccaggcattcattTCTAGGATGGATCTCTCTGCCTAAGCCCCTACCCTTGACCAGAAGGattgaagagaacaccacctgcgcTTCCAACTCCTTTatccttactcccagagccctatagtcacttctgatctgctgagggtcataccttgcagtatcattagtgcccacatgggaTAGAAGGCAGAGGGCCAGATGATCCTCAACAATTGCTCCATAATGTCTGATGTGGGCCCCTGGCAGTCAGCATGCCTCCTGGGATGTCATGTCAGGCCaacagatgggtgcctctgtccctctcaccaacCACCACTACACTGTTTCTTCCTGGGAGCGGTGGCTGAGATCCTCCTagccttgggggtacatggcttctcctctttCACATTTGGGGTTGATTCTTCATGGCTCATTGGCAGAGCAGCAGAACAGTTCATCACTATGGTGGGTGGGCTGGGAATAGGGgtagagcactgcctgctgccagaagtaactaGCAGCCAGTGtgctccctgtgacagagccatatcctccttCTCTGGTGGCATGACAGCAGTCCTCTCTAGCTGGATAGTTTCCTCAGCCTTTGACGTCTCTGTATGAATACTCTCAATGAATTCCTCTTGGGCACGGATGCTCCTAAGCCTAGCcatctcctcctgtagctctcctaCCTGCTTCCTGAAAGATTCCACCAGCAGATACTTTTCACACTGGAtagtccccccagcctggctttctgagaGTGGGAAATGCAAGCCATAGTGTCTGCAAACCCGCACCATATGTGGATGCTCTCAGTCAGAATTAAAGTGGGTTAGTTTAATTTACTCAAGGGATTTGGCCAGGAGCAGATGGGAAgtttgtggtggagcagggacttgaacccaggtcttaaGTTCCAGGAAAATGCCGTAAGCTTGTgcccatccttcctcctcctgttGCATGTCTTCTGATAACGCCACTTTCCTTTTCCTCTAGTCAGCAGTGATGCTTTGCTGCTAATGGCAGAAATGCTGAATGTGTTTGTTCGAGGTAAGTGCTTAGAAGCTGTCCTTTTATTCTCCATACTTGTGGTCGTAGATTTGGGTCAAGTAGAAAAGTTGTGGCAGTTCTGGCAAGGCACTTTGCTTGTGATTTGATGGAGCTTTTCTAAAACTTCCCTCCAGGAAAGGTAATCTTCCATAGAGCTGCTCTTCCTTGGGGTAGTCCAATTAGCAAATCCaggctgctgtggcaggaccGTGTAAGGAAACGAGCCTGTTCTGTCAAGTTGCAGGCACCTCACTGCTAGGCAATTGTACCCTCTGCCTGTGGAATGGCCTTTCTACCTTGCTAGGTGCCACTCCTTGGTGCAACAGCACAAGCCAGTGTGGGTGAAGAGGAGCCAGCTATCTTCTCAGCTGTGGTTGTATAATGCCACGAAAGACTCCATTTTACACAAGACTGGGATGCTAAAATCAAGAGGGATCTTGAGAAAGTGCTTCCCTGTGGTGCTGTAGGTGCACCCCAAAATCCAGCCCTATTAGCTTAGGACTTCCTTTTCCACACCTACTTGTGATGTTTGTCTTGTCTTGCATGTGTGGTGCAGAAGCTGCAGCTCGCAGCACACGGCAGGCTCAAGCCGAGGACTTGGACAGGGTGGATATTGAACACGTGGAGAAAGTGCTGCCACAGCTGGTATGTAAAGTGTAGTTCAGCTTCCCCTGCTAACAGGATAAGGATGTGGGCAGAGGCATCTTAATCCCCTTCCTTCAGGGGGATGTTTGACTAGTTAGTAATATCCGTACAGGGCTGCTGGGGACCCCACCGATGTGTTAATGACTAGTTTGGAACGGCCTCTTACTGTTATGAGAACtaaagcagctgctgctctctccttACAGCTTCTGGATTTTTAGAGGCCTGATCAAGCAGAATGGGATGCATCAGCTGCTAAGAGGAGAAAGTCCTGACCTGGGAGTTAATCTGATACCGAATGTCTGGACTGGCATCCTGTTTTACTACGGGGATGGGCATTGTTGTTGCTTCACTATGCCCTGGCCATCTTGCTGCAGTAGCAGCTGCTTCCTTACCCCTCTCATCTGAGCAGAGCAAGCCCTCAGCAACTGCAAAGTAAGATGCCATTCTAAAAAGGATGTTGCACATTTTGATTGTTGTAAACCAAATGACTATTGCAGGGCATCTTGCCCTCAAAAGCTGGGTCCCATCCTGCTCCTGCAGTAGCAGTTTGCAGTTCACAGCCCAGAATGAATAGCATGGCCAAAGCACTGCTACTTTCTCTACCAGTGAAAGAAACAGGTGCCACTCTGTGGAAAGAGTGAGTGGCTGGAAACCTTCCTCTAGCTGTGGGCTCTCATCACCTCAGCAGGCTGCTATGGCAGGGTTTAAAGCCCAATTCCATGGCTGTCTGAGTAGTTTAGTTAAACAGGCGCTCAGCTGAAGGTCTGTGCCAAAAGCAGGTACCTGAtctttgttttataaataaacagTGCGTCTCCCCCACTACTTTCCAGCATTCCTCCAGGGCAGTGACATCAAAGAGTGCTTAGAACCTTTTAACTGTTTGATATTCTTCTCAGAAGCTGCTTCCCTCTGCTATAAATTTGTTCTCACAAAGAAACATCAATAAATCAAAAATAAGTCTCCCTGGCTCAGGCTTTTCACTGCAATTAATCATCGAAAGTCAAGTTGCTTCAAAGACTTGTtcagcttcccccaccctcatctCTAAATCTTCACAGGCGAAAAGGAAAACTCTTAAAAAGGGACAGAATAACAAACAGCATGTGTGAGAATCCCACATCATGGGACAGCGTGTCCCCTTTGCcagcagaggagagggaagcTATGAAATAAGAAACCTTACACATGTAGGCAGGACCTACACTGCTGAACCTGGCTTT from Malaclemys terrapin pileata isolate rMalTer1 chromosome 13, rMalTer1.hap1, whole genome shotgun sequence includes:
- the CENPX gene encoding LOW QUALITY PROTEIN: centromere protein X (The sequence of the model RefSeq protein was modified relative to this genomic sequence to represent the inferred CDS: deleted 1 base in 1 codon), with product MPRAILGRPPLPRGRCRMERREESASASGFRKETVNKILHLHFKDDKTRVSSDALLLMAEMLNVFVREAAARSTRQAQAEDLDRVDIEHVEKVLPQLLLDF